From the genome of Pseudomonas migulae:
AGTGATGGCCTTTTTCACATCGCGAAACCAGGCTTGACAGAAGGCAGATTCGAGTAAGTCAGGCAGCAGTCCGTAATTTGCCAGATCGGATTTGATCCAATGTCTGCTATTGGCTGTGGATTCAACCGGTCGATGCAACAGATTGGCTAAACCGTTCAGCGGTCAGTACCGATGCAATCAGGTGGTCAAGTGAAGTGCAATTTCGCAACAGCTACGCCGCTTCGCATTGAACGCGAATGCGACGAAGCCGCCCGTTCGCTGAACCGAGTCGCAGTCAGTTGCTAAGTCGGCAGAGGTCCGAACGCGCGGTATGAATCGACCAGGGCATCGAAAAGCGAGATATCCGAGCGACTTCTAGCTAAGAGCTGGGCACCGACAATAGCTGCGAAAATTGCACGTGCTCTAGATTCACTCTCACTTGATTTGCACACCTTCGCAGCCACTAGAAGCTTGCTTAGCCATGCAATGTTGACATCCGCAAAGGTCTGAATTTCTTTTGTCATTTCAATGGGTAAAGTATCGGTTTCAGCACCCATGAAACTGCCCAGGCAGAGACGATTGTCGGCCTCAAGCGATCTTCGGAAGATTTCAGGAAAGCGACGCAGAGCGTCAATCGGAGAGGGGCTTTCTGATTCGATCATCTCGAGCGCGAGCGCACCGTCCTCCCAATATCGTTTGGCAACGGCAATACCCAGATCGGCTTTGCTTGGAAAATGGTAGTAAATACTCGCCGCTTTGATACCAACATCTTGCGCAAGGTCGCGGAAATTCAAACCATTGTAGCCCTGCGATTGGGCAATTTTCTTGGCCGCCAACAAGATGGCTTCCTTGGAGTTGACGCTCATCTTGGTGCCTTTCGTCTTGGGACGATCGCTTAAATAGGGAAAGCTAATTTACAGCAAAGGCCTACCGTGTGACAGGTAGATTGTCAGTGAGAGCAGTGAGTTCAATGCGACTTGGGTGCTCAGGCTGAAGCCGTTCCATCATGGTTCAGCAAGCGGCACCGCCAGCCGACACTGGCGAGATTACTACGGTCACCGAGAAAGCCAGGGGCGTGGCGATCTCGGCGCGCCGGAGTTTCCATTGAGAAGCTGTTACTGGGCTGGCGAATCCAGCTCAGGAATGCCGCTGTTGTGATCAGCGTAGGCAGCCTGGAAGCTTGGACGTTTTGTCCAGCGCTGCCAGTACGCATCCAGGAACTCAAACCGCTCGTCCAGTGGAG
Proteins encoded in this window:
- a CDS encoding TetR/AcrR family transcriptional regulator; protein product: MSVNSKEAILLAAKKIAQSQGYNGLNFRDLAQDVGIKAASIYYHFPSKADLGIAVAKRYWEDGALALEMIESESPSPIDALRRFPEIFRRSLEADNRLCLGSFMGAETDTLPIEMTKEIQTFADVNIAWLSKLLVAAKVCKSSESESRARAIFAAIVGAQLLARSRSDISLFDALVDSYRAFGPLPT